From one Bacillota bacterium genomic stretch:
- a CDS encoding AAA family ATPase, with amino-acid sequence ARILIEVKYRESYDLDRSQAIVKHASEASRALVITKKDDDYGPVASAPDKIYRIPAYAFLYLLGHAEKATFLRTSSPQIAPE; translated from the coding sequence GGGCTAGGATTCTTATCGAAGTTAAATACCGTGAAAGCTACGACCTCGACCGTTCACAGGCCATAGTAAAACACGCCTCTGAGGCCTCACGTGCCTTAGTCATTACGAAAAAGGATGACGACTATGGGCCAGTGGCCAGCGCTCCAGACAAGATCTATCGCATCCCTGCATATGCGTTTCTTTATCTACTGGGGCATGCAGAGAAAGCCACCTTTTTACGAACAAGCTCACCGCAGATCGCGCCCGAGTAG